The Actinomycetota bacterium DNA window CGCCTGGGTCGAGGGCGCCACCCTCCACCTCGGCGACCTGGCCAGCGGCCGGGCCCGGGTGGTGCCGCCTCCGGCCGGCAGCGAGGGGTTCGCACCCGCCGGGGCCTTCTCGCCCGACGGCCGCCTGCTGGCCGCCATCACCAGGGTCGGCTTCTCGACCCGGCCCGCCTTGGCCCTGGTCAGGGTCGACCAGGGCGCGGCCGTGCGGGTGGCCGGGTCGGAGGGGGCGCTGTCGGACCGCTGCTCGCCGTGCCTGGCCTGGGCGCCCGCCGGCGACTGGGTGTTCTTCAACCGGCTCGGGCCCGGGTTCGGCATCGGCGCCTACCGGCTCGACCACCCGCCGGCGGCCACCCTCTTTGACGTCCCCGGCTCGTTCCCCCCGAGCCTGCAGACCATCTGACCGAGCGAGGTGCACGTGAGCGACACCGTCGAGGGAGCCGCCGTCCCGACCCTGGAGCCGGCCGGAGACCGTACCTGGTCGCTGGACGGCACCTGGGACCTCTTCCCCGGCGACCATGCCCTGGACGCCCTCGGCGGCCTGGAGCCCCGGCCGATCGCGGTGCCGGGGCTCTGGGAGGCCCAGGGCTTCCTCGACCTGGACGGCGTCGCCTGGTACCGGCGCCGGTTCGCCGTCGACGACCCGGGCGGCCACTGGACGCTGCGCTTCGGGGCGGTCATGGACCTGGCCGAGGTGTACCTGAACGGCCGGCTCCTCGGTGGCGACGACCTCCCGTTCACCCCCTTCGAGCTCGACCCCACCGACGCCCTGGCCGCCGGGGCCAACGAGCTGGCCGTCCGGGTCACCGACCCGCCGGTCGGCGCCCCCCAGCACCGGCGGCTGCCCCACGGCAAGCAGGGCTGGGCCAACCACGTCTTCCCCAGCCCCCCCAGCCTGTACATGACCTACGGCGGCATCTGGCAGCCGGTCACCCTGCGCCGGCACGGGCCGGTGGCGCTGCGCGGCGTGCGCTGCTCCAGCGACCCCGGCGACCTGACCGTGGCCGCCCGGGTCGAGAACGTCGGCGGCGGCCCCGTGGCCGTCCGGCTGGCCGCGGCCCGTGTCGGGCTGGCCGCCGCCGTCGAGCTCGACCTCGGCCCGGGCGCGGTCGAGGAGGTGACCATCCGGCTGGGGGAGACCGGCGCCCCCCGCTGGCGGCCGGATGCTCCGGTGCTGCACGCCATGGAGGTCGAGGCCGGCGTCGACGGGGCCCGCAGCGACGCCCTGACCGTCCGTTACGGTCTGCGCCGGGTCGAGGTCGACGGGGACCGGCTGCTGCTGGACGGCCAGCCCTACCGTATGCGGAGCGCCCTGGTGCAGGGGTTCCGGGCCGACACCCTGTACGCCGAGGGGAGCCCGGAGGCCATCCGCCAGGAGGTCGCGGCGGCCAAGGCGGCCGGGCTCAACACCCTCCGGCTCCACATCAAGGCGTTCGACCCGGCCTACCTGGACGCCTGTGACGAGCTGGGGATGCTGGTCCACTGCGACGTGCCCGTGGCCGAGCCGATCGCCCACGACGAGCTGGACGGCACCGGCGAGCTGGCCGACCGCTGCGCCCGCGCCGCCGACGCCCAGGTCCGCCGGGACGCCAACCATCCCAGCGTGATCCTGTGGTCGGCCATGAACGAGCTCGGCCTCGACCACCTGCCGGCGCGGGCGGGGCCGGGCTACGAGGGGTTCGCCCGCCGGGTCGCCGGTGCCGTCCGCGACGCCGACCCGACCCGGCCGCTGATCGAGAACGACTGGATCGAGCCCGACCCGGACCGGGTCTTCACCACCCCCGTGCTGGCCGCCCACTGGTACGGCCGGCTGCACGCCGCCTGGCTGGCCGAGCTGGACGCCAAGGCCCGCCGCTGGGCCGGGCTCGGCCGGCCCCTGTTCGTGACCGAGTTCGGCGACTGGGGCCTGCCGGAGCTGACCGAGGGCGACGAGCCGTTCTGGTCGCCGGCCGGCTGGTACCGGGCGGCCATGGCCGCCCTGCCCTGGCCGGGCACGGCCGCCGAGCTCATCGCCGGCACCCAGCGCCACCAGGGCCTGTCCGACCGCCTCCAGGCCGAGGTGTTCCGGCGCCACGACCACCTGGGCGGCTGGTGCGTGACCGAGCTGACCGACGTCCCATGGGAACTGAACGGGCTGTTCGACCTGGAGCGCCGTCCCAAGCCGGCCGCCCTGGCCGAGCTGGCCAGGGTCGGCCAGGACGTGCTGCCCATGCTGGAGCTCTACAGCCTGGTCGTGGCCACGGACGGGCGGGTGGCCGCCCCCCTCCACGTCGCCAACGACGGCCCGCCGCTGCGCGACGTGACCGTCCGGGCCGCCCTGGCCGGGAACGAGGTCACCGTCGAGGTCGGCGGCCTCGCCGGCTGGCGCGCCACCGCCGCCGGCACGGTCGACCTCCCCGCCCCGCCCGACCCCGGCGCCTACGAGGTCACCCTGCGCCTGCTCGCCGCCGGCCGGGAGGTCGCCGCCAACACCTACCCGGTCCGGGCGGTCGCCGCCACCCCGGTGGACGAGGCCGGGCGGGTGTTCCAGCCGGAACCGGGGCTGACCGTGGTCGGCGAGGGGGCGCTGGACGAGGGGACCGGGCGGGTGGTGCGGGAACGGCTGGCCGCCGGGGAGACGGTGGTGGTGCTGGCCCAG harbors:
- a CDS encoding glycoside hydrolase family 2 TIM barrel-domain containing protein, with the translated sequence MSDTVEGAAVPTLEPAGDRTWSLDGTWDLFPGDHALDALGGLEPRPIAVPGLWEAQGFLDLDGVAWYRRRFAVDDPGGHWTLRFGAVMDLAEVYLNGRLLGGDDLPFTPFELDPTDALAAGANELAVRVTDPPVGAPQHRRLPHGKQGWANHVFPSPPSLYMTYGGIWQPVTLRRHGPVALRGVRCSSDPGDLTVAARVENVGGGPVAVRLAAARVGLAAAVELDLGPGAVEEVTIRLGETGAPRWRPDAPVLHAMEVEAGVDGARSDALTVRYGLRRVEVDGDRLLLDGQPYRMRSALVQGFRADTLYAEGSPEAIRQEVAAAKAAGLNTLRLHIKAFDPAYLDACDELGMLVHCDVPVAEPIAHDELDGTGELADRCARAADAQVRRDANHPSVILWSAMNELGLDHLPARAGPGYEGFARRVAGAVRDADPTRPLIENDWIEPDPDRVFTTPVLAAHWYGRLHAAWLAELDAKARRWAGLGRPLFVTEFGDWGLPELTEGDEPFWSPAGWYRAAMAALPWPGTAAELIAGTQRHQGLSDRLQAEVFRRHDHLGGWCVTELTDVPWELNGLFDLERRPKPAALAELARVGQDVLPMLELYSLVVATDGRVAAPLHVANDGPPLRDVTVRAALAGNEVTVEVGGLAGWRATAAGTVDLPAPPDPGAYEVTLRLLAAGREVAANTYPVRAVAATPVDEAGRVFQPEPGLTVVGEGALDEGTGRVVRERLAAGETVVVLAQDLGAVGWYPVAVEMAEVATAWGSTVFHFTCDQRALPSLPERAVLAGEDATVVPTHLLTRVGDGTWPATTVVGAFKPVPDPLAGPVVGAGPVGPGRLVTCQYRLAEPARRGDPAALAILGDLLRWAAGGAR